The nucleotide window CTTAATAGGAATCTTATTGTATAATAGTTTGCTTCTTCAAGCTGATCTACAATAGAGGTTATAACCTGGTCCTCTCAGTTCActtcatcactcagttgtgtccgactctttgcaaccccatggactgcagcacaccaggctttctggtgcttcaccaactcccggagcttgctgaaatGCACGTCCAtcagtcggtgataccatccagccatctcatcctctgtcatcctcttctcctcctgccttcaatctctcccagcatcagggtcttttcaaatgagttggctctttgcatcaggtggccgaagtatcgaagcttcagcatcaatccttccaatgaacacccaggactgatctcctttaggatggactggttggatctccttgcagtccaagggactctcaagagtcttctccaacaccacagttcaaaagcatcacttcttcagcgctcagctttctttatagtccaactctcacatccatacatgaccactggaaaaaccatagctttgactggacggacctttgttgcaaagtaatgtctctgattttgaatatgctgtctagactggtcatagcttttcttccaaggagcaagcatcttttagtttcatggctgcagtcatcactgcagtgatttgggagcccaagaaaagtctctcattgtttccattgtttccccatctatttgccatgaagtgatgggactggatgccatcatcttcgttttctgaatattgagttttaagccaggtttttcactctccttgcactttcatcaagaaggtctttagttcctctttgctttctgccataagggtggtgtcatctccatatctgaggttattgatatttctcccagcaatctcaattgcagcttgtgcttcatccagcccagcatatctcatgatgtactctgcatataagttaaataagcagagtgacaatatacagccttgacagactcctttcccacattggaaccattccattgttccatgtctagttctaactgttgcttcctgacctgcattcaggtctcaagaggcaggtcaggtggtgtggtattcccatctctttaagactttaccacagtttgttgtgattcacacaaaggctttggcatagtcaataaagcagaaatagaagtttttctggaactcgcttgctttttcgatgatccaatggatgttgatctctggttcctctgccttttctaaaaccagcttgaacatctggaagacagttcacgtactgttgaagcctggcttggagaattttgagcattactttactagcgtgtgagatgagtacaattgtgcggtaatttgagcattctttggcattgcccttctttgggactggaatgaaaactgaccttttccagtcctgtagccactgctgagttttccaaatttgctgacttattgagtgcagcaatttcacagcatcatcttttaggacttgaaatagctcagttggaattccatcacctccactaactttgtttgtagtgatgcttcctaaggcccacttgacttcgaattccaggatgtctggctctaggtgagtgatcataccattgtggttatctgggacaAGATCTATTTTGtccttctttttttagtttttctgcatattcttgccaccttttcttaatatcgtctgcttctgttagatccataccttttctgtcctttattgtgctcatctttgcacgaaatattcccttggtatctctaattttcttgaagagatctctagtctttcccattctattgttttcctctatttctttgcactgatcacagaGAAGGcattcttatgtctccttgctattctttggaactctgcattccctACTAACCCCCTtttaaaaccacagctttaagATTTCCTCAATGATAACTACCAACTTGCCAacatttataaatagaaaattttcataAGAATCTGTATTTCTTGCTTCCTACAAAAAAACTGGAGTTCTCAAAATACTAGGTACACCTGCCCAGCAACAATGGACTGGAGCTGATTAGCAGCTAACATACCTGTTATCTGCCATGAATCTCCATCATTCCCAATTGTCTCCTAGATACTGAAGCCAAGTATCAGCTGCCATTCAGCTCCCTGTTTGTGAGTTTTTATCCCTTATCCAAACAAAGACCATCTACCTTTCTTATTAACGTATACTATGAATCACTGCTGATAAAATATAACCCTGTAATTGGTCTAAGGGTACAAATGTCCAGCTataagatgagaaagttctggaggtcTAGTGAACAGCGCAGTAAGTATAATTTACAATGCTCTATTGTATATACATAATTGAAAGTTGCTATAAGACACAGATCTTAAATACTGAAAGCTGTTACAAGACATAGatcttaaataatatttacaCACGAAATGATAATTACATGAAGGGACAgatgtgactgtagccatgaaattaaaagatgcttgctccttgggaggaaagctatgacaaacttagcatattaaaaagtagagacatcgctttgccgacaaaggtccagatagtcaaaggtatggtttttccagtagtcatgtatggatgtgagagttggactataaagctgagtgttgaagaattaatgctttctaaTTCTGGTGctgaaagactcttgagagtcccttggactgcaaggagatccaaccagtcagtcctaaaggtaatcaaccctgaatattcattgaaaggattaatGATAAAGCTAAAGCTTCGATACTCTGGCCACcagatgtaaagagctgactcactggaaaagaccctgatgctgggaaagactgaaggcaaaaggagaagtgggtggcagaggatgagatggttagatagcatcaccgacttagtGGATGtaaatctgagcaagctccggaagatagcgaaggacaaaagagcctgtcatactgcagtccatggggttgcaaagagtgagacacaacttagtaactgaacaacaacatggaagTGTTGACTGACTTACAGTCGTAACGCATTTCAGAACACATTCATGTATCAGAGCAGTGTTGTACACTTCAAACTCACATATGTTATGTAtgaataatatctcaataaagctggaaaatgtacaaaaaagattttcacaactcagataatcacgatggtgtgaccactcacactcacctagagccagacctcctggaatgtgaagtcaagtgggccttaggaagcatcattatgaacaaagctagtggaggtgatgcaattccatttgagctatttcaaattctaaaagatgatgctgtgaaagtgctgcactcaataagtcagcaaatttggaaaactcagcagtggccacaggactggagaaggtcagttttcattccaatcccaaagaaaggcaatgccaaagaatgctcaaactaccacacaattgcactcatctcacacactagtaaagtaatactcaaaattctccaagccagacttcagcaatacgtgaaccgtgaacaatacatgaaccatgaacttccagatgttcaagctggttttagaaaaggcagaggaaccagagatcaaattgccaacatcctctggatcatcaaaaaagcaagagagttccagaaaaacatctatttctgctttattgactatgccaaagcctttgactgtgtgaatcacaacaaactgtggaaaagtcttaaagagatggaaataccacaccacctgacctgcctcttgaaacctgtatgcaggtcaggaagcaacagttagaactagacatggaacaatggaatggttccaatgtgggaaaggagtctgtcaaggctgtatattgtcactctgcttatttaacttatatgcagagtacatcatgagatatgctgggctggatgaagcacaagctgcaattgagattgctgggagaaatatcaataacctcagatatggagatgataccacccttatggctgaaagcaaagaggaactaaagaccttcttgatgaaagtgcaaggagagtgaaaaacctggcttaaaactcaataatcagaaaatgaagatgatggcatccagtcccatcacttcatggcaaatagatggggaaacaatggaaacaatgagagacttttcttgggctcccaaatcactgcagtgatgactgcagccatgaaactaaaagatgcttgctccttggaagaaaagctatgaccagtctagacagcatattcaaaatcagagacattactttgcaacaaaggtccgtccagtcaaagctatggtttttccagtggtcatgtatggatgtgagagttggactataaagaaagctgagcgctgaagaagtgatgcttttgaactgtggtgttggagaagactcttgagagtcccttggactgcaaggagatccaaccagtccatcctaaaggagatcagtcctgggtgttcattggaaggattgatgctgaagcttcgatacttcggccacctgatgcaaagagccaactcatttgaaaagaccctgatgctgggagggattgaaggcaggaggagaaggggatgacagaggatgagatggctggatggcatcaccgactcaatggacatgggtttggtttgACTCCGtcagctggtgatggataggaaggcttcgcgtgctacggttcatcgggttgcaaagaggtggacacgactgagcaactgaactgaactgaaaagttggaaaataaattttaaatgcaacCATGCAAGGAGAAAAAACTTGACAGTGACACCTGTTGAATAAAACCCTGTAACTGTTACAGATTCATGCTGTATAAACACATCAAAATGGGGGAAATATCGAGGGAAAAATTCATGTTTCCACTCCTACAAACAGCAgacattccttttatttcttttacagttATTTTCACCTACTAATAAAAAATAGTACAGTAATAACTTCTTACCCCCATATTGGGGTTGGCACAAATGAGGGAGAGCTGTCTCATTCACTGATTGGATAGGAAAGCAAACTACTGTGTTTACTCACTGATTCTATGTTTAAACCAACTATAACCCCCCTGACACTTATGTGCACAAAGAAAAACAACCCCTACCTATGTTTAGTTTCTATGTAACAGACTGTATTaacaatggaaaaaagcaaaataaatatggaaataacAGAGAAAAGCTCAAGTAAAGATGAGGACTGAGTCAAATGCTGCCAAGCACCTTCCAGCTTTACAATTCTGTGTACTTAAATGGATCTCCTCCTTTCCTCCAAGTAAAATAATTCATCTAGCTAATGGCCTGTTCACAGATGGAAAGGGTTAAAATGGtatttacaggcttccctgggggctcagttgtaaagaattcacctgccaatgcaggagacaggggttcaatctctTATCCGGGAAGATCCAAAATGCCTAGGATCAATTAGGCCCGTgggccacaattattgagcctgcactctagagttTGGGagctgcagttactgaagcctgcGGGCCCTAGggtctgtgctccacagcaagagaaaccactgcaatgaaaagcctgtgcactCTCTTTCggggctcagtggtcaagaatttgcAAGCCATTGTGGGGGACTCAAGAGAtgaggttcgactcctgggtgggaaagatcctccagagaaggaaatggcaactcactcaggtATTcctgcttgaaaaattccatggacagaggaagctggtgggctacagtcatgggggttgcaaagagttggacaggactaaacaCGCACCCGCTCACTTAAAGCCTGTGAGGCAATGAagacacccagcacagccaaaaataaataaaattattttttaaaaatacatttgcattccatttcatttttaccATTACTTTCAATAGCTAATAAAATATCAACATACAAGATGACTTCTAAAAGTGGCTATTCCCTTTAAGCCAGGCAAAAACAAACTCACTTTTAGAAGTCTTCCAAAAGACAGACCAAATGAGCCAACTACTAGTAGTTTAGAGGTAAACCCTAATGCTCTTTCCCCCATCTGAGCCATGTCACTTCATTAACTTGCCCAAATATCTTCAAGTTTACAGGTGACATTTTACATATcatccttagttcagttcagtcactcagtcgtgtccgactctttgcaaccccatggactgcagcacgccaggcctcctcgtccatcaccaactcccggagcttactcaaactcatgtccattgagtctgtgataccatccaaccatctcatcctctgtcctccccttctcctcccgccttcaatctttcccagcatcagggtctattcaaatgaAAAATCTTTATCATCCTTACCATGGACATCATCTAAAACTGGAGTAGCATCACACTTGTGTCATAACTGCAATTCCTAAATACACAAAGGTGCAACTGGGTTTTATGTGAAAATACAACCCtgtttctgtaaaatgagatgcTCTCTTTACTAAAAGTTCACCAAATTTCTAATGTACACAATGATCCAAATAACTTACTTCAAAAGTATAGGACTGAAACAAAAACTGTTACCTCAACTATAAGTTATGGAAACACAAGGCGCCATTGGATCAGTAAAGATTAGTGGAGTACCCAGATCAGAGTTTCACACCATTAAAAGCATAACATGAATTAGCTGTACAGTAATTAGCAGGAATTGGTTTATGCTTTACCTGTTATTCTTTAATAGTGCTGCCCCATAGAACTTTTTGATATAGATGCTCCACATTCGTACTGTGCAATACCACAGTCAAGAGCCGCACAGAGTATGGgacacttgaaatgtggttagcAGGAATGAAGAACtggatttattttacttaaaattaaagTTAATCTAAATTTAAGttgccacatgtggctactggctATCATACTGGACAATGCGGTTCAACGATTTGAAATACAATGTATAAACTTGGTTAAACGCTCGAGTTTTTCAAAGTATCAAGTCCTGATGACCTTAATACCAACTAACGATTTGAAATACAATGTATAAACTTGATTAAACGCTAGAGTTTTTCAAAGTATCAAGTCCTGATGACCTTAACACCAACTAAAACCTTCCTGATATCAAATGATACATACACAAGTTCAACCATCGGCCTCCACTGAAAAGTCACGAATGACATGACACTACTTAGATTCAAATTTTAAGGTACGATATTTGCTAAGAGACAATACTGAAAAATACATCTTAAGTTTTTCCCCACCGTTTTTCAAAAGAGGATTTCACTTTTGAAACAGTTTCCCAATGCATCCAACTACCTTCCCTTTAAATCTGCTCAATACCTTCTGTTCAGAAaaacaaatggcaaaaaaaaaaaaaaaaaaaaaaaaaacccaccaaattcTCAGCACGAATAAGCCTACTGCGATTCGGTATATTTCACACATTCATTCCCCTTTTCCTTCAGAGGAGATTTCAAATGTTTGCATTGCCTAGAGTCTTACTACCCATCATTCAACGTTTTAAGGTAGACAAATCATTCTGATATCGTGGCGATTTCGTCCCTAGACACAAAAGTATCTCCTCCATCAAAGAGTGTCACGACTCTTTCCCTCACTTCAGGTGTTCGTGAACCCGCTCTTCCTGAGTCAAGAAAAGTAACCAAAATGGTGCACAAAACGTCAGAAGAAAACGAGTCTGAGAACTTGCACGGTGAATAACTTAGTCCTtgggcggaaaaaaaaaaaagaaaaaaaatcaaccttcTTTGACCCGGAGAGGCGGCCTCCAACTTACCCGGCGACGCCAACAGGCGAACAAGGTCGTGACCCGCGGTCTCGGCCGCGGGCGGCGCCCGGCCCGGGCGGCGGGAAGCCACCTGTTAGGCCCAGGCCTCACTCACCTGCAGAAGCGAAGGCGCGGACCCGGACGCGGGCGCCCGGCGCGAGCGCGGACCCGCCCCTTGGCGGCGGCAGCGGCCGGAGGCGGCGGCACGTGGGCTCCCCCGGGCCGGGCGGCTCTGACAGGCGGGCCCCCGCGACCCCCGGGACGCCCCGCCGGCCTCGCGCCGCCCAGCCCAGCAGGCGCCCCGCGGCCCGCCCCGCCGGCGCCCCCGCCCCGCAGCCTTTCCCTCACAAGCCCGGAGCCCGCAGCCCCTCGCCTACCTGGTCGCGGAGTTTGAGGAACGCCATGGCGGTCGCCGCCGCCCGGCCGGCGCTGCTGCCTCAGGAGCCTCTCCAGCGCCCGGAGCCGGCAGGTCGGCGGCCGTGCGCTGAGGAGTCAGCGGGCAGGGGGGCGGCGCCGCCTCCCCGCCTCCAGCCGCCGCCGAAAGGTGAGGAACCGGAGGGTCCCGCCTCCTCCGCGAGGACTCCCCGCCCTgttgcttcctttcttcctctcccccGTCCGCCGCCTCCTCAGCCGCCGCCGCCTCACGCCCCCTTTTCCCAACACAGCCGAGCAGCCCCCACGGCCCCGCCGCTCCAGTCCGCGGCCGCCGCGGCATCCAAACTCCACTCCACAATATTACCACCACCGCCCGCCGCGATTGGCGGCCGCACGGGGGAGAGGCCAGAGTAAGCCGGGCGCCCATTGGCCACGCCGCCGCGCTCGCCCGGGGCCCCGCCTCCCggacggggcggggccgggcAGGAAGCGGCGAGGGTGGGCGCGGAGCCGCGAGCGCCGGGCGGGGGGCGGGTGTGAGAGAGAGCCGCGCGGAGCCGGGGGAGGGGCGGCCAGGTGCCTGGGGCGCGTGCCCGGGGCGCGGGGGGCGGAGCCCGGCCTGGGGTGCGGGTCCAGACTCCCTCAGTGACTGCCCTGGAGCTCGCGCATGAGGGGAGCCGGGCAGACGCCCGCCCCCTCACAAAGCCTGAGGAGGCTGCGGGGACCGGGTGGGGGGCTGGAAAGAGCGTGAGGGGTGGAGGGGCCCTCGGGTGCTTCCACCTTCCCGGGAGCGGCGAGGGCATGGGGGCCAAGCCGACTCTCAGGTCTGGACTTCCTCAGGGTGCACAAAACCCGAGGGAGCGGGCTGAGACGTGGTCCCCGGGAGGCGGCTGTCCCCCCTCGGGGGGCCGCGCAGGAGGGCAGAGGCCGGAGGGAAGGGCCGAGCCAACTGGCCGAGTCTGACACGTCGAAGGAGAAGGAGCTCTCTTCTCTCCGACCCTCGGCCCTCCGCACCTGAGGAGGTTAGAAAAGGGGGGCGTCCGGGGATGgctgccctcctccggggggCGCAGAACCcgtgggcgggggaggggaagaCGACGCCGGCTTTCCGGGCGGAACGGCAGTATCTCTGCAGCCAAACGGGCTGTGGACGCCCGAGTCTTTCTCTCTACCCCATAGTTCCAATCCGAAGCAAAGCGATGATGGTTCTCTCCCCCCAAAGCCTCCTGCctggcttgctttttttttttccgccctctttcttctttctcatctgaGGGGTTTTGCCTCCCACTCGAgagaaatcaattaaaaaaaaaaagatgtgctgGATGCATCCTtggatggaggaggagaggaatgaCTCCCTCACCCTGCTACACACGCCCCCACGCCACCCCACAGCTCTGAAACGGCTTTTCTTTCTTCGGCAGCCGCGCTCTGTTGCCATTCCAAGCTTGTGTGGGAGAAGACTGCTGTGCGCCTGTGTCTGTCCGCCCGGGCGACTCCAGCCCTCGGTTAATGAAAGGTACAGATGGTTAGAACACAAATGTGTGACGTCAGGCTTGGTTTTAGAAAGTTCTCTGTTCCCTGCATCAATTGTGTCTCTTGGGACAGACTTATTTAGAGGATCGATTTTGGTCTAATGGCAagcaggagaaaagggaacctatGCCAAGAATGTCAGTGTCTTGTAGTCCTACGCTTATTACAAAAAGCTTCTTTTAGCCCcataaaataaaggaaagtaTCAGAGTGCAAAACGAAAAGCACCGCTGATTGATAGCCTGATCCTTCCACTATTCTTTGACATACCAAAGCTTCGATTCTATACAAACAGTTTCTTTTCTAATGACATTTCGCATCATATTTCCTACTTAAAATGGAGGGATTTGCGCAACTGCGAGGTAACACTCGTGATGAAACCAAACAGCTCTTGCTTTGCATCCTCAGTACCTCTCGCCCCTTCATCAACTCCTGCACATTAAATAGGGATACTGTTTGCCACCCAGtctctcctttcagttcagaGAAGGTGAAGGAGTTAACATTGTGAAAACACTTGAGTTCTCCAAAACAGAGATGCTGTGGTAATATTACCGGAGTATTTTTGATCACAAGTTGCCTTTATAAACAGTTACCCATGTGTTGTGCTCACTACAGAGTTCTTAGTTCAGGAATGTAAGAATTTACTCTCATTCATACACAAGCCTATTAAGCCCTCtggatgtctcagttcagttcagttcagtcgctcagtcgtgtctgactctaaccccatgcattgcagcaggccaggcctccctgtccatcaccaactcccggagttcactcaaactcatgtccttcgagtcggtgatgccatgacATTAATACATCACCCTATCccggcaacccactcccaatAATCTCTCTTCTAAGTTTAAGTTCTTGAATTGAAAAGCACAACAGGAACTTGATTAGGAACAAGGCAAAGATTCACTTTTGGGAAAACAAATGCCTTTGAGAATGTGAACAAAAATCATGGGCCAAAGATGCATTTTAACAGATTTTAGGCTTGAGCTAGTGAAACTTTTCAGGGCTCTTCTAAAGTTTTCTAATTAATTATAGTTAATGAAAGTATTTTATAAGTTACCATCCCCAACAACCTTGCAAAGAATGCTCCAAACTCTCCTGATAGATAATGGTTAATATCCAAGTCAGATCTAACCCTCCTCCACCCTAACCACAAtttaatttgtgtctttttttttttttttttttttttaaaagccagttcCTATTTTACTAGCTGTACTTCTAAGTACTTGGTAGCTagagaacatttctatcattggACAGGCCCATGTCCTAACTGACAGTATTTATTCAGTACGTCATCACAAACCATATAATACAATAACAATTCCAATGTTTCATATTTATTACTGGGTCTCAGACTGATAGTGAGGAAATAACATCAGGAGCCAAGCATTACAGTAGTGATGTTCTCATTGTGATTTGGCTGCGTAAAAAAGTGGTCTTAACATGTGTGCCACACATATTAAGACCACTTCTTATAGACCCAGCTTGCTTCTTATAGACCCAGCTTGGTTCTTCTCCAAAGTCTTCTCTTGGAGTTGTACCTGATTTTATTgccagttttcattcgaatccatTGAGGAATGGGACgattctgcttttgtttcttggcCAGGAATCGCTTGATCCTGAAAGTCTTGTGAGAAGACATGGTGAGGAGAACTCAACCGCACATAGGATGGcggagaagagaaaagaggaggaagtgaGCGGAAGGACGTGTTTAGAAGCTAATTTGTGTCTTAATTTCACCATTTGTAAAAACTAAGCATAACATTATCTGGCCTACACCTCTCATACAAGCAAATAAGATAATGATATGAAAGGCTGTAGGAACTCTGCAGAACCgtttaaatttaatgttattattgTAGCAACTACATTTCCATTTTCAGGACAGGGGATAACAGTCATTCTGAAAAATAGGAATAAGAAATCTATGTAATTTAGCAATAGGATTAAATAAGGGTTATATTCAAATTCTGAcagtaatttttatatctttattataaGGTTATTccagcctatatatatataaaatatttgaatattaaatCTATAGTATTGAAAAGTCTTCTGTAATCAAAGCCGATGAGACCAAGAGCTAGAATGGTATCAGTAACCTCTCTCCAACTCTTGTCACCCCATCCTTTTCTAACTGTCACTTTGATCCTTCTTTACTGCATCCAGGCTCTGAACTCACATCTTAAGTACTCTGCAGTCATAAAGGAAacctcaaattttaaaagtatcaagAAATAACTAATAAGTTAGGCAAGACTCCTGTGCCCATGCTTCACCCAGTTACTGCAACAAGCAGGATCTGAGAATTGATGATAGCTTCCatacagttgttgttcagttgctgagttgtgaccaactctttgcaaccccatggactgcagcacaccaggcttccctgtccttcaccgtctcccggagtttgctcaaattcatgttcattgagtcagtaatgccacccaaccatctcatcctctgtcatccccttctcctcttgccttcaatctttcccagcataaggatcttttccagtgaattggttcttcctgtcaggtggccaaagtattgga belongs to Bubalus bubalis isolate 160015118507 breed Murrah chromosome 1, NDDB_SH_1, whole genome shotgun sequence and includes:
- the LOC123466200 gene encoding 60S ribosomal protein L39-like — its product is MSSHKTFRIKRFLAKKQKQNRPIPQWIRMKTGNKIRYNSKRRLWRRTKLGL